In the genome of Triticum urartu cultivar G1812 chromosome 5, Tu2.1, whole genome shotgun sequence, one region contains:
- the LOC125555801 gene encoding transcription repressor OFP13-like, producing MGKKGALTSIFSRSSSLASDSSTAAVIPWPWPSCRDPQTDSFRAAEEPCATAAGGSRCGPVAARHRKLVGAPAEMYKTVNSVYIDPDDGESFSCLSAEEEETVVVEDDGFSTPEDEWSEAVIRSLSRTTSSTGRFFFDQGPATNSILSAAAASTTGSTPPEEENDKPAALSKNGKPGDGGKSLVVEESVAVPMDSADPYGDFLSSMEEMVAAHELRGWDALEELLVWYLRVNAKHHHPLIVSAFVDLLVRLTTSATASTSTTTMTMTSSSSTSSSSSGTSSTSTTSSSTSTSTGGDGVVVSATSATGQCDGGNEASASCSSSSSCAPRDDDEASRGED from the coding sequence ATGGGCAAGAAAGGTGCCCTCACCTCCATCTTCTCCAGGTCCTCCAGCCTCGCTAGCGACTCCTCCACGGCGGCCGTGATACCCTGGCCGTGGCCATCCTGCCGGGACCCGCAGACCGACTCCTTCCGTGCCGCCGAGGAGCCCTGCGCCACGGCTGCTGGTGGCAGCAGGTGCGGCCCTGTCGCCGCGAGGCACCGCAAGCTGGTGGGTGCCCCCGCCGAGATGTACAAGACGGTCAACTCGGTCTACATCGACCCCGACGACGGCGAGTCATTCTCTTGCCTTAGCGCGGAGGAGGAGGAAACGGTTGTGGTGGAGGACGACGGCTTCTCGACGCCCGAGGATGAGTGGTCGGAGGCTGTGATCCGCAGCCTCAGCCGGACGACCTCGTCCACCGGTCGCTTCTTCTTCGACCAGGGGCCAGCGACCAACTCCATCCTGTCCGCGGCGGCGGCCTCGACAACCGGCAGTACACCACCGGAGGAGGAGAACGACAAGCCGGCGGCGCTGTCCAAGAACGGGAAGCCAGGAGATGGTGGCAAGTCGCTGGTGGTGGAGGAGAGCGTGGCGGTGCCAATGGACTCGGCGGACCCGTACGGCGACTTCCTGTCGTCCATGGAGGAGATGGTGGCCGCGCACGAGCTGCGCGGCTGGGACgcgctggaggagctgctggtATGGTACCTGCGGGTGAACGCCAAGCACCACCACCCGCTCATCGTCAGCGCCTTCGTCGACCTGCTCGTCCGCCTCACCACCAGCGCCACGGCAAGCACCTCGACGACGACAATGACGATGACGTCGAGTAGTAGCACCAGCAGCTCGAGCAGCGGCACGAGCAGCACGAGTACTACTAGTAGCAGCACGAGCACGAGTACTGGTGGCGATGGTGTGGTTGTTAGTGCTACATCAGCAACGGGACAATGCGACGGCGGGAATGAAGCTTCTGCGTCTTGCTCGTCGTCTTCTTCGTGTGCCCCGCGTGACGACGACGAGGCCAGTCGTGGGGAAGACTAG